A region from the Corylus avellana chromosome ca7, CavTom2PMs-1.0 genome encodes:
- the LOC132188715 gene encoding clathrin light chain 2 encodes MSSFDDSFTQPGDDSVPMAGSTRPFDDDGYIGYDPRLPSQRFDSFTATHFADSDSVKDSATDSPIFHDNNNNNNNYSFSAGDDEFVSQPEPEIYAGANGEGFDGGFGGSDGPVLPPPAEMEPEEGFALKEWRRQNAIQLAEKEKIEKELLNQIIDEADEYKVDFYRRRKITCENNIATNREKEKLFLANQEKFHAEADRNYWKTIAELIPYEVPAIEKKRGKKDLEKKPSVVIVQGPKPGKPTDLSRMRQIIVKLKHNTPPHLKPSPPPAPAPTKKDAQTSGAAAAAAPPKAAAVAAPETVVVA; translated from the exons ATGTCATCGTTCGACGACTCATTCACTCAACCCGGCGACGACTCGGTACCCATGGCCGGGTCGACTCGTCCGTTCGACGACGACGGCTACATAGGCTACGACCCGCGCCTTCCCTCCCAGCGATTCGACTCGTTCACTGCTACTCACTTCGCCGACTCCGACTCAGTCAAGGACTCGGCCACCGACTCGCCGATCTTCCAtgataacaataacaacaacaacaattactCTTTCTCTGCCGGAGATGACGAGTTCGTGTCGCAGCCAGAGCCGGAGATCTACGCCGGAGCGAACGGCGAGGGATTCGATGGAGGGTTTGGTGGATCGGACGGTCCGGTTTTGCCTCCTCCGGCCGAGATGGAGCCTGAGGAGGGCTTCGCTCTCAAGGAATGGAGGAG ACAGAATGCGATCCAGCTGGCAGAGAAGGAGAAGATTGAGAAGGAGTTGTTGAACCAGATAATCGATGAAGCAGATGAATACAAAGTTGATTTCTACAGGAGGAGGAAGATCACCTGTGAGAACAACATAGCCACTAACAGGGAGAAGGAAAAG TTATTTCTTGCCAATCAAGAGAAGTTCCATGCTGAGGCGGATAGGAACTACTGGAAGACCATTGCAGAGCTCATTCCTTATGAGGTGCCAGCCAtcgaaaaaaaaagagggaagaaaGATCTGGAGAAGAAGCCTTCCGTTGTCATTGTCCAAGGTCCCAAGCCTGGAAAGCCAACTGATCTTTCAAGGATGCGGCAGATAATCGTAAAACTAAAGCACAACACACCTCCCCACCTGAAGCCTTCTCCGCCACCAGCACCAGCCCCTACAAAGAAGGATGCTCAAACCAGTGGCGCAGCTGCTGCAGCCGCTCCTCCCAAGGCCGCTGCTGTTGCGGCTCCTGAGACTGTTGTCGTTGCTTGA
- the LOC132188714 gene encoding uncharacterized protein LOC132188714 — MNRSFRAQDPQMQAAVRQRQQQQLGGLRASVMKEKEEELALFLEMRKREKERNDLFLNNSEELDAPLGSKPGTSPIFNISSSTPAPARKAGADDFLNSDNDKNDYDWLLTPPGTPLFPSLEMESQRTIMSQLGTPKARPTALKSRLANPQLEPTPRTNLVSKQAVSSPGLNTSSGPRRPPSSGGPGSRPATPTGRPTLTSASRPSRSSTPTSRATLPSTKPSVSATKPSVSATRTTAPAAKPTAPAAKPTAPARSSTPSRSTARSSTPTARPTLPPSKSTSRAATPTRRPSTPSSAPNVSAPPARSTSSVSKPAPMTSRNPVPSRGTSPTVKSRPWKPSEMPGFSLDAPPNLRTSVPERPLSATRGRPGLPSSRSSSIEPSSNGRPRRQSCSPSRGRTSNGMLHASGGSVPAVSRMYSKASDNVSPVLIGTKMVERVINMRKLAPPRQDDKHSPHGNLSGKSSSSPDSSGFGRTLSKKSLDMAIRHMDIRRSIPGNLRPLMTNIPASSMYSVRSGPARSRAISVSDSPLATSSNASSEVSVNNNGMCLDGSELEDDIGSERGGRSPASMRGR, encoded by the exons ATGAATCGGAGTTTTAGGGCTCAGGACCCGCAAATGCAAGCGGCGGTAAGGCAGaggcagcagcagcagctgGGGGGTCTGAGGGCTTCGGTGATgaaggagaaggaagaagagctCGCATTGTTCCTCGAGATGAGGAAGCGTGAGAAGGAACGGAATGATCTTTTTCTAAACAACTCGGAGGAGTTGGATGCGCCTTTAG GATCAAAACCCGGAACCTCTcctatatttaatatttcatcATCAACGCCGGCACCTGCACGCAAGGCCGGTGCTGATGATTTCCTCAATTCGGACAATGATAAAAATGACTATGACTG GCTTTTAACCCCTCCTGGTACACCTCTATTTCCTTCTTTGGAGATGGAATCTCAAAGAACCATAATGAGTCAACTTGGTACCCCAAAGGCTCGCCCCACTGCGCTGAAATCTAGG TTAGCAAACCCACAGCTAGAGCCTACTCCAAGGACGAACTTAGTATCTAAACAAGCAGTTTCCTCCCCTGGGTTGAACACTTCAAGTGGCCCCCGCAGGCCACCATCATCAGGGGGTCCAGGATCAAGGCCTGCAACACCAACTGGGCGCCCAACATTGACATCAGCGTCTAGGCCTTCAAGATCCTCAACACCTACATCAAGGGCGACCTTGCCTTCAACTAAGCCCTCAGTTTCTGCAACTAAGCCCTCTGTTTCTGCAACTAGGACCACGGCTCCTGCAGCTAAGCCCACGGCTCCTGCAGCTAAGCCCACAGCACCAGCAAGATCCTCTACACCGTCGAGGTCTACAGCAAGATCTTCAACTCCAACTGCCAGACCCACTTTACCTCCATCCAAGTCCACGTCGCGGGCAGCAACACCAACTCGGCGACCATCCACACCATCAAGTGCACCCAATGTATCTGCTCCTCCAGCTAGGTCAACTTCTTCAGTTTCAAAGCCAGCTCCGATGACATCAAGAAATCCTGTGCCATCACGTGGTACTTCCCCAACAGTGAAATCCAGACCATGGAAACCCTCAGAGATGCCTGGTTTCTCACTTGATGCTCCACCAAATTTAAGGACATCAGTTCCGGAAAGGCCACTATCGGCCACTAGGGGCAGGCCTGGACTACCTAGTTCTCGATCTTCCTCCATTGAGCCCAGTTCTAATGGAAGACCAAGACGGCAATCATGCTCACCCTCAAGAGGACGCACCTCCAATGGCATGCTCCATGCCAGTGGAGGCTCTGTTCCTGCAGTGAGTCGTATGTATTCTAAAGCAAGTGACAATGTGAGCCCAGTCTTAATTGGAACAAAAATGGTTGAAAGGGTAATAAACATGCGGAAACTGGCACCACCAAGGCAAGATGACAAACATTCTCCTCATGGTAATCTCTCAGGGAAGTCGTCTTCATCCCCAGACAGTTCAGGCTTCGGAAGAACGCTCTCGAAGAAATCCCTAGATATGGCTATAAGGCATATG GATATAAGGCGAAGCATTCCGGGTAATTTACGGCCATTGATGACAAATATTCCGGCATCCTCTATGTACAGTGTGAGGTCAGGGCCTGCACGAAGCAGAGCTATTAGTGTTTCAGACTCTCCTCTTGCCACGAGCAGCAATGCTAGTTCTGAAGTTAGTGTGAACAATAATGGCATGTGTTTAGATGGGAGTGAATTAGAAGATGATATTGGCAGCGAGAGAGGCGGTCGATCACCTGCTAGTATGCGTGGCAGGTGA